The Primulina huaijiensis isolate GDHJ02 chromosome 6, ASM1229523v2, whole genome shotgun sequence genomic sequence TTCTCCATTTCCAACTGACTACattcattttcttgattttttaattttcattggtTAATTACTCTGTACAAGATTTTCAGAAGTTGCAGAGGGGAGTGAGAATGGAGAGGGGTTCATTTTCATCAAGTAAAGGATCCGACTCGGCAGATTTCGAGGTTGAATTAACATTGAGTGACAAGCTCAAAGTTTTCAAATCTTCCCAATTCGATCCTGATTCCTATGTCACCACTCGATGCCGTGCCATGAGCGAAAAGGTCGATTTCCCATAACTTTTTTTGGGATGATAAAACGGCAATGGTTATATTTTTGGGTGAAATTTTACATTTGTTTTTGCAGGAAATCAGGCACTTGTGCATTTACCTTATAGATTTAAAGAAGGCATCCGCAGAAGAAATGCGCACAAGCGTTTATGCCAATTATGCATCATTTATAAGGTAAATGCTCCATTGCTTGCCCCGTTGAGGGCCGAAAAGATAGTTCTGATTGATTAAAGCTACCCTTTTGCATTATTTTTCgccttaaatgatttttgcatTGTTCATGTGTTTCAGAACATCGAGAGAAATTTCTGATCTAGAAGGTGAGCttgtttctttaaaaaatcTCCTATCTTCACGAGCAAAATTCGTACACAGCATAGCTGATGGAGTCCGGATGGAATCCTTACATGATGGAACTGATAATAGTTCAAGAACAGACGATGTTACTGATTTTGAAGATCGTGAACCAACAAGTTTTGATAAGTGGCTGTCAGAATTTATCGAAACTCTTGAAATATTGCTAGCCGAGAGACGAGTGGATGAGGCATTGGCAGCACTCGAAGAAGGAGAGAACATTGTTGAGGAAGCCAAGAATCGTCCAACCTTCGCTTCCTCAGCCTTGGTGTCATTGAAAAAAACTATCATGGAACATAGGCAAAAGTTAGCAGATCAGCTAGCAGAAGCAGTGTGCCAGCCCTCAACTAGTGGTGTTGAGCTTCGTTCAGCTGTACAGGCCATGAAGCGACTCGGAGATGGCCCTCGTGCCCATACTTTGCTCCTCAAGTCTCACCAGCAGAAGTTGCAAAGGGACATGCAGCGTCTTCGGCCATCCATTGCTTCATATGGAACAACCTATACTACTACTCTTTCGCATCATGTATTTTCAACAATTGCACAGGCAGCAAGCGACTCGTTAGCTATATTCAATGATGAACCAGCTTTTACTTCTGAATTGGTTTCTTGGGCTGTTAATCAAACAGAGGCTTTTGCAGTACTTATCAAGAAAAATGTTGTAGCAATTCCCGCTGCATCTGGATGTCTGAGGGTCGTAACTGACTCCGTCCGTGTCTGCTTTGGCCATTGCTTGGTGCTCGAAAGTCATGGGTTGGCCCTTTCTCCTacgttatttaaaatttttcgtcCTTGTTTGGAACAGGCACTGAATGCTAATTTGAAAAGGATTGATCTATGTACTGCTGCCATTGCTGCTGCAGATGATTGGTCCCTTGCTTATTCACCCATAGGCAGCCGATCCCTTGCCACTGGCTCGGTTAGCAGCATTGTGATGTCCCAGCCAAAGCTGTCTAGCAGTGCTCACAGATTCAACACAATGATTCAGGTGaaatataacttaaaaaatCTCCTGCATCAATGCCTAAATTCATCACATTTGATGATTGCATTTTGAACTTTTTTGATGTAGGAGCTGTGTGAGGATATTGGCTCACTCGATATCTTACAGTATTCTGAGCAATCCTTGGAGGGAGTCTTGCTGTCATTTAATTCATACATCAACATGATGATAAATGCTTTTCCAGGTTCCATAGAAACAGAAAACTTGGAAGGATCTGGGAGAAGAATAGTTAAGATGGCAGAATCCGAAACACAACAGATAGCTTTACTCGCTAACGCTTTGTTATTAGCAGACGAGCTTCTCCCACGAGCAACCAGCAAGCTTTGGTCTTGTAATAAAAGTCAGGATCAGTTAAGAGCTTTAAACAAGCAAGATCGTGCACCAGAGCAACGGGAACTGAAACGAAGGCTCCAGCGATTTGTTGATCAGTTGAGAGATAGTTTCTGCCGCCAACATGCCCTTGAGCTCATCTTTACAGAAGATGGAGGAGTTCGTCTCGGTGCGGAAATGTACTTAAGTATGGATTGTAGCAGAGACGAGCCCGAATGGTTTCCATCCCCAGTTTATCAGGTAACTCAAGTATTATACAAGAAAGAGTTTCTCGCATCCCAAAATCAAGATCTTGTTTCCACACGAGTATTTTCCTATTGTAATATATTATCTTTTAAATCCAACTTACTTCAGGAACTTTTTGCAAAGTTGACTCGAATAGCCACCATTACATCAGACATGTTTGTAGGAAGAGAAAGGTTTGCAACTGTTTTGTTAATGAGACTTACAGAAACTGTCATTCTATGGCTTTCTGATGATCAAAACTTCTGGGAAGAGATCGAATATGGGGAGAGACCTTTAGGTCCACTTGGACTTCAACAGGTTACTAGAGTTcacttttcaaatattataacaaattgttttcaagatttttggGACTTACCGGCCATATTTGACAGTTCTACTTGGATATGGAGTTTGTTATACTTTTTTCGTCTCAAGGGCGTTACCTGTCACGTAATCTACATCAAGTGATCAAGAACATCATAAGCAGAGCTATTGAAGCAGTGCAGGCAACTAAAATTGATCCATACAGGTATGACACTTTAATTGACAATAAGCCACACTTAATGTGCACCACACCACGCACCTGTCATGAACCTTAGATGCGAGGCGTAAGGCCATATGTGTGCCTCATCGAAGTATGATGTACCAAGATTGATTTCTTATAATATTCATATCATGAAGTGAATTTTTACTAAGTTATTACACAAcaactaaatattatatatgttatcAAACTCATCAGTAAATACTTGACGTAACAGAAGTAAAAGACTCCAATCATCTAACCATCAAACCCTTCTTCGTCTTCCTCATTGTTATAATGGTCATCTCCAAAACTTTATGATTTGTATCATtctgtatttgatcagttttATCAAGATTGATCTATTCCTCCTCTTCATCGATAAGATGTAGCATAGTAAATATAGGTAAAGTTGGTCTTCTCTTAGTTGTCTTTCTTGTTGTTgtcattacttttttttttcaagaagacgaatttgaaaatctcaaacCATAGAAGC encodes the following:
- the LOC140978884 gene encoding exocyst complex component EXO84A, encoding MERGSFSSSKGSDSADFEVELTLSDKLKVFKSSQFDPDSYVTTRCRAMSEKEIRHLCIYLIDLKKASAEEMRTSVYANYASFIRTSREISDLEGELVSLKNLLSSRAKFVHSIADGVRMESLHDGTDNSSRTDDVTDFEDREPTSFDKWLSEFIETLEILLAERRVDEALAALEEGENIVEEAKNRPTFASSALVSLKKTIMEHRQKLADQLAEAVCQPSTSGVELRSAVQAMKRLGDGPRAHTLLLKSHQQKLQRDMQRLRPSIASYGTTYTTTLSHHVFSTIAQAASDSLAIFNDEPAFTSELVSWAVNQTEAFAVLIKKNVVAIPAASGCLRVVTDSVRVCFGHCLVLESHGLALSPTLFKIFRPCLEQALNANLKRIDLCTAAIAAADDWSLAYSPIGSRSLATGSVSSIVMSQPKLSSSAHRFNTMIQELCEDIGSLDILQYSEQSLEGVLLSFNSYINMMINAFPGSIETENLEGSGRRIVKMAESETQQIALLANALLLADELLPRATSKLWSCNKSQDQLRALNKQDRAPEQRELKRRLQRFVDQLRDSFCRQHALELIFTEDGGVRLGAEMYLSMDCSRDEPEWFPSPVYQELFAKLTRIATITSDMFVGRERFATVLLMRLTETVILWLSDDQNFWEEIEYGERPLGPLGLQQFYLDMEFVILFSSQGRYLSRNLHQVIKNIISRAIEAVQATKIDPYSELPEDEWFADVAQIAIKMLSGKANFGNTDRDMSSPTASVSARSVSSVHSHGST